From Halichoerus grypus chromosome 6, mHalGry1.hap1.1, whole genome shotgun sequence, one genomic window encodes:
- the NPW gene encoding LOW QUALITY PROTEIN: neuropeptide W (The sequence of the model RefSeq protein was modified relative to this genomic sequence to represent the inferred CDS: substituted 1 base at 1 genomic stop codon): MVRAPAPSGRRGAARPGSRRARPFRATSAPRPLAPPRCAPDAPAPRRSSPAARPAPAELAPGLPRRAAVNLSTLARGTGVRGPAGRPVLALLLLLALPALPAGAWYKHVASPRYHTVGRAAGLLMGLRRSPYMWRRALRPAAGSLAWDTQGLGASPQGLSAKDTLSPAPVPRGALLLSSGVRELLEMGRRYSRAGLELRARTAQPEPELEPRQGAHSWTSVKQARAFGVSPVQPWSAQXTIFAGPHLSPGPS; this comes from the exons atggtCCGTGCTCCGGCCCCCTCCGGCcggcgcggcgcggcgcggcCTGGCTCCCGGCGGGCCCGCCCCTTCCGGGCGACGTCAGCGCCCCGCCCA CTGGCCCCGCCGCGCTGCGCCCCCGACGCTCCGGCTCCCCGACGCAGCAGTCCCGCGGCGCGCCCAGCCCCAGCTGAGTTAGCTCCTGGCCTGCCCCGCCGGGCGGCCGTCAACCTGAGCACCCTGGCGCGGGGCACGGGCGTGCGGGGCCCTGCGGGCCGGCCGGTGCTCGCATTGTTGCTGCTGCTGGCGCTGCCGGCGCTGCCCGCTGGCGCCTGGTACAAGCACGTGGCGAGTCCCCGCTACCACACAGTGGGCCGCGCCGCGGGCTTGCTCATGGGGCTGCGCCGCTCGCCCTACATGTGGCGCCGAGCGCTGCGCCCCGCTGCCGGGTCCCTTGCCTGGGACACCCAAGGCCTGGGCGCGTCCCCCCAGGGGCTATCCGCCAAAGACACCCTCTCTCCGGCGCCCGTCCCTCGCggtgctctcctgctctcctcGGGGGTTCGGGAACTGTTGGAGATGGGACGCAGGTACTCCCGCGCAGGGCTCGAACTGCGGGCGCGAACTGCGCAGCCCGAGCCTGAACTGGAGCCGCGGCAGGGCGCCCATTCCTGGACCTCCGTGAAGCAGGCCAG AGCCTTCGGAGTGTCTCCTGTTCAGCCATGGTCCGCGCAGTGAACCATCTTCGCtggcccccacctctccccagggCCATCCTGA